The genomic interval GCCTAAAGATTCTGGAATTCGTTATTGCTAATTGTTCCCTCGACTCAGCGATAATGTTTATTCTTCTCTACCGCCCGGAACGGGAGAACGGTGAAGCCGTCGAGTTCGATATCAAACCAGGCTCAGCAGACCTTGAGGAAATTACGATTTCGGAAGTGGATGATGAAGCCTGTCGTGAACTTCTGGTGAAGATACTTTCCGGAATAAGCGAGAGCGGCAGCGGAAATGTAGCCGGGGAGGTAGAGAGCTTCCTGCTTGAGCATGCCGAGGGAAATCCATTCTTCCTTGAGGAGCTTATTCTGGATCTTGTGGAATCAGATGTGATCGAGGAGACAAATAGCCACTGGGATTTCAGCGGTCCTGTTGATGAGATCTACATCCCATCTTCCCTTGCGGGCCTTCTCCAATCTCGTCTGGATCATCTTCCATCGGAGTGGAAGAGCGTACTCCAGAAATCATCCGTTCTGGGGGTTGAGTTTCAGCTGAAGCTCTACAGCAGAATGGTGGAAAAACTGTCCCTTGATTTCAACAGGAGCGTATTCCGGAACCTTGAGCTGAAAAAGTTCCTTATAGGAAAGGGAACAGCCTTCGAGCAGAAATACTTTTTCAGGAACATTCTCATTCATGATACAGCCTACAACAGCATACTTGAGAGCAACAGAAAACTCCTCCACCGGACAGCTGCCGAATCGGTTATGAATCTGTACGCTGAAGAAGAGGAAAAAATTGCCGGCATACTTGTACACCATTGGGAAATGGCAGGTGACATTGAACAGGCTATCCTGTGGGGAATGAAGGCTCTGAATCATGCGGCCGTAAGCTATCAGCACAGTGTTATTCTTGACCTGTCCTCAAAACTTCAGGAATGGCTGCAGGAGCTTCCTGAACAACCGGAGCGTAATCAGCAGCTTCTTGAGGTGTTGACAATAAGACATGTAACTCTGGGCCTTCTCGGCAGAAGGGAGGAGCAGGAAAAGCTTCTCTTCCGCATGTACGGTATTGCTGAAGAGAACCTGCTTCAGGAATGGTTTGTGGAGATACAGAGAGATCTGGGCGATCTCTACATGGAAACAGGGAGAATGACAGAGGCGAGGGAGTATTACGAAAAAGCCAGGGATAATGCGCATGAAGCCTGTGACAGAAGTGGCGAAGGTAAAACACTTTCCAATCTCGGTAATCTGAATTACAAGCAGAAAAGGCTGGCGGAAGCACAGGAGTGTCACGAGAAGGCGCTGGAGCTTCATCGTGAAGTCGGGAACCGCAAAAGCGAAGGGAAAACCCTTGGTAATCTGGGTATTCTGTTC from Candidatus Aegiribacteria sp. carries:
- a CDS encoding tetratricopeptide repeat protein, yielding DDHKLEELDLRTRALETRIAFCNLFRVLSKEKRLLIILDDLHWIDSTCLKILEFVIANCSLDSAIMFILLYRPERENGEAVEFDIKPGSADLEEITISEVDDEACRELLVKILSGISESGSGNVAGEVESFLLEHAEGNPFFLEELILDLVESDVIEETNSHWDFSGPVDEIYIPSSLAGLLQSRLDHLPSEWKSVLQKSSVLGVEFQLKLYSRMVEKLSLDFNRSVFRNLELKKFLIGKGTAFEQKYFFRNILIHDTAYNSILESNRKLLHRTAAESVMNLYAEEEEKIAGILVHHWEMAGDIEQAILWGMKALNHAAVSYQHSVILDLSSKLQEWLQELPEQPERNQQLLEVLTIRHVTLGLLGRREEQEKLLFRMYGIAEENLLQEWFVEIQRDLGDLYMETGRMTEAREYYEKARDNAHEACDRSGEGKTLSNLGNLNYKQKRLAEAQECHEKALELHREVGNRKSEGKTLGNLGILFTSQGRTSDAFECYMKALEIHQELGNRRSEGIVYANLGNLHFNKNVLDESRMCYENALRIAMDVGDTINQGITYGNLGSLHRKQNRPEKSLECYNSAIRISRGVGDVVNECLNLGNLGIIFFDQGRTEEALSCYTQAYSKIIKLELGINGLKEFTELRGKLLSSGIADEDIPWPIHWNPPGE